In a genomic window of Glycine max cultivar Williams 82 chromosome 13, Glycine_max_v4.0, whole genome shotgun sequence:
- the LOC100306657 gene encoding uncharacterized protein LOC100306657 (The RefSeq protein has 1 substitution compared to this genomic sequence) has product MASALSSRVESVRNSPSLRFSLNCIRALSSSSSSSSAAAAVSSGENPNKSKRRKKKNLFEVAQFLPNWGIGYHMAKTHWNEVSYEITKINLYKDGRHGKAWGVAFKNGLPLADAPKKISGVHKRCWRYLPNVVKASESSTDSGLKVETEAAS; this is encoded by the exons ATGGCAAGTGCGTTGAGTAGCAGAGTTGAATCTGTTCGAAACTCTCCCTCATTAAGATTTTCTCTCAACTGCATCAGAGCCCTtagctcttcttcttcttcttcttctgctgcTGCTGCGGTTTCTTCTGGTGAGAACCCTAATAAATCAAAgcgaaggaagaagaagaacttgTTCGAGGTGGCTCAGTTCTTACCTAACTGGGGAATCGGCTACCACATGGCTAAGACTCACTGGAATGAAGTTTCTTACGAAATCACTAAAATCAATCTCTACAAG GATGGAAGACATGGAAAAGCATGGGGGGTTGCTTTTAAAAATG GCTTGCCATTAGCGGATGCTCCCAAAAAAATTAGTGGAGTTCACAAGCGCTGTTGGAGGTACCTACCAAATGTAGTAAAAGCATTAGAAAGCTCAACAGACAGTGGCTTAAAAGTTGAAACTGAAGCAGCAAGTTGA
- the LOC100804210 gene encoding serine/threonine-protein kinase BSK5 isoform X1, which translates to MGAGCSKLCLCWCPSNSKPNLHDLPDNENEKEESWVGFTEFTLDQLRSATSSFSPDNIVSEHGEKAPNVVYKGRTEDDRLVAVKRFNKSAWPDPRQFLEEARAVGQLRNERLANLVGCCCEGEERLLVAEFMPNETLSKHLFHWESQPMKWAMRLRVALYLAQALEYCSSKGRALYHDLNAYRVLFDQDGNPRLSCFGLMKNSRDGRSYSTNLAFTPPEYLRTGRITRESVIYSFGTLLLDLLSGKHIPPSHALDLIRGKNFLMLVDSCLEGHISNDDGTEIVRLASRCLQYEPRERPNAKSLVTALAPLQKETSVPSQVLLGIPDEITPSKEAVPLTPFGEACSRRDLTSIYEILETVGYKDDEDVANELSFQVWTDQIQETLNSKKQGDSAFHARDFSKAIECYTQFIDGGTMVSPTVYARRCFCYLMINMVQEALGDAMQAQSVSPTWPIAFYLQAVALFSLGMDHDAEESLKDATTLETRKHRN; encoded by the exons ATGGGAGCTGGTTGTTCTAAATTGTGTCTATGCTGGTGCCCCTCCAACTCCAAACCCAATCTTCATGACTTACCTGATAATG agaatgagaaggaggagtctTGGGTTGGCTTCACCGAGTTCACCTTGGATCAACTGAGAAGTGCCACATCGTCATTTTCACCCGACAACATAGTCTCGGAACACGGTGAGAAGGCTCCCAATGTTGTCTACAAAGGAAGGACTGAAGATGATAGGTTGGTTGCTGTGAAGCGCTTCAACAAGTCTGCTTGGCCTGATCCTCGACAGTTCCTA GAGGAAGCAAGGGCAGTGGGGCAGCTGAGGAATGAGCGGTTGGCTAACTTGGTTGGTTGTTGCTGTGAAGGGGAAGAGAGATTGCTTGTTGCTGAGTTTATGCCAAATGAAACTCTCTCCAAACATCTCTTTCACT GGGAGAGCCAGCCAATGAAATGGGCAATGAGGCTGAGAGTGGCCTTGTATTTAGCACAAGCATTGGAGTACTGCAGCAGTAAAGGAAGGGCATTGTATCATGATCTTAATGCTTATCGAGTTTTGTTTGATCAG GATGGAAACCCTAGGCTCTCTTGTTTTGGACTCATGAAAAACAGCAGAGATGGCAGAAGCTATAGTACAAATTTAGCTTTCACCCCACCTGAGTATTTGAGGACAG GAAGAATCACCCGAGAAAGTGTAATATACAGTTTTGGCACACTCTTGCTTGATCTTCTGAGTGGCAAGCATATTCCACCCAGTCAT GCACTTGACCTAATACGTGGCAAAAACTTTCTGATGCTGGTGGACTCATGTTTGGAAGGTCATATTTCAAATGATGATGGAACTGAGATAGTGAGATTAGCTTCACGCTGTTTACAGTATGAACCTCGTGAGAGGCCAAACGCCAAGTCGCTTGTGACTGCTCTAGCTCCTCTTCAGAAAGAAACTTCA GTTCCATCACAAGTTTTGTTGGGCATACCAGATGAGATTACCCCATCAAAGGAAGCAGTTCCACTGACACCTTTTGGTGAAGCTTGTTCTAGAAGAGATCTCACTTcaatatatgaaattttggaaACGGTGGGGTACAAGGATGATGAAGATGTAGCAAATGAG CTTTCGTTCCAAGTGTGGACAGACCAAATACAAGAAACACTAAATTCTAAGAAGCAAGGAGATTCTGCTTTCCATGCCAGAGACTTCTCTAAGGCCATTGAGTGCTATACACAA TTCATCGATGGCGGAACGATGGTATCACCAACTGTGTATGCAAGGCGCTGCTTTTGTTACCTTATGATCAACATGGTACAAGAAGCACTGGGAGATGCCATGCAAGCTCAATCAGTATCCCCCACATGGCCAATTGCATTCTATCTTCAAGCAGTGGCCCTCTTCAGCCTCGGGATGGACCATGATGCAGAGGAAAGTCTTAAAGATGCAACAACTCtggaaaccagaaaacataGAAACTGA
- the LOC100802448 gene encoding zinc transporter ZTP29 gives MDSQVAVALALSLVGGVSTSIGALFVIVNKAPSLKMLGLLQGFAAGLMLSISFFDLAHNALNSLGFLKGNLWFFAGVIFFAVVASFIPEPTLTPTSDVKGRKKNGDEGGKDIMKKHRRQVLFSGIVTAVGISLHNFPEGMAVFLGSLKGLRVGINLALAIALHNIPEGVAVALPVYFATQSKWQAFKLASLSGFAEPLGVIIVAYLFPSSLSPEILEGLLGSVGGVMAFLTLHEMLPLAFDYAGQKQSVKAVFLGMAFMSASLYFLSISLPEDLSL, from the exons ATGGATTCTCAGGTTGCCGTAGCTCTTGCTCTTTCACTTGTTGGTGGTGTCAGCACTTCTATCG GTGCACTTTTTGTAATTGTTAATAAAGCTCCCAGTTTGAAGATGCTTGGGCTATTACAG GGTTTTGCTGCTGGTTTGATGCTTAGCATATCGTTCTTTGATTTGGCTCACAATGCTTTGAACTCATTGGGCTTCTTGAAAGGCAACCTTTGG TTTTTTGCTGGGGTAATATTCTTTGCTGTTGTTGCCAGTTTTATCCCAGAGCCAACACTTACACCCACTTCTGATGTGAAGGGCAGAAAG aaaaatgggGATGAAGGAGGCAAGGATATTATGAAAAAGCATCGCCGGCAAGTTTTGTTCAGTGGAATTGTTACAGCCGTAG GCATAAGTTTGCACAATTTTCCAGAAGGAATGGCGGTGTTCCTTGGATCCTTAAAG GGCCTCCGTGTTGGCATCAACTTAGCATTAGCCATTGCTCTGCACAATATCCCAGAG GGTGTTGCTGTTGCACTTCCTGTTTATTTTGCGACACAAAG TAAATGGCAGGCATTCAAATTAGCATCACTTTCTGGCTTTGCTGAACCCCTGGGAGTTATAATTGTAG CCTATCTATTCCCTAGCAGCTTAAGTCCTGAGATTCTGGAAGGTTTACTTGGATCAG TTGGTGGAGTTATGGCTTTTCTGACCCTTCATGAAATGCTTCCATTGGCTTTTGATTATGCGGGACAGAAGCAATCTGTGAAGGCTGTCTTTTTGGGGATGGCTTTCATGTCTGCAAG CCTGTATTTTCTAAGTATCAGCTTACCTGAGGACTTAAGCTTGTAG
- the LOC100802969 gene encoding A20/AN1-like zinc finger family protein: MDHDKTGCQAPPEGPILCINNCGFFGSAATLSMCSKCHKDMMLKQEQAKLVASSIGNIMNGSSSSSGNEPVVATSVDVSVNSVESKIISAQPLVASGSDESDEAKPKDGPKRCSNCNKRVGLTGFNCRCGNLFCSEHRYSDKHNCPFDYRTAARDAIAKANPTVKAEKLVKI, translated from the coding sequence ATGGACCATGACAAGACTGGATGCCAAGCTCCCCCAGAAGGTCCTATATTGTGCATCAACAACTGCGGATTTTTTGGAAGTGCAGCTACCTTGAGCATGTGTTCTAAGTGCCACAAAGACATGATGCTGAAGCAGGAGCAGGCAAAGCTTGTAGCATCATCCATTGGGAATATTATGAATGGGTCATCAAGCAGCAGTGGAAATGAACCTGTCGTTGCTACCAGTGTGGATGTTTCAGTCAATTCAGTAGAGTCTAAAATTATCTCTGCTCAACCTTTAGTTGCTTCAGGTTCAGACGAGAGTGATGAGGCGAAGCCCAAGGATGGTCCAAAACGATGCAGCAACTGCAATAAGCGGGTTGGTTTGACAGGATTTAATTGTCGATGCGGTAACCTTTTCTGTTCTGAACATCGCTACTCAGACAAGCATAATTGCCCATTTGATTATCGCACTGCTGCAAGGGATGCCATAGCTAAAGCAAATCCAACTGTCAAGGCTGAGAAACTTGTTAAGATCTAG
- the LOC100804210 gene encoding serine/threonine-protein kinase BSK5 isoform X2, with protein MSGWLTWLVVAVKGKRDCLLLSLCQMKLSPNISFTVSLHTPSCISSTGESQPMKWAMRLRVALYLAQALEYCSSKGRALYHDLNAYRVLFDQDGNPRLSCFGLMKNSRDGRSYSTNLAFTPPEYLRTGRITRESVIYSFGTLLLDLLSGKHIPPSHALDLIRGKNFLMLVDSCLEGHISNDDGTEIVRLASRCLQYEPRERPNAKSLVTALAPLQKETSVPSQVLLGIPDEITPSKEAVPLTPFGEACSRRDLTSIYEILETVGYKDDEDVANELSFQVWTDQIQETLNSKKQGDSAFHARDFSKAIECYTQFIDGGTMVSPTVYARRCFCYLMINMVQEALGDAMQAQSVSPTWPIAFYLQAVALFSLGMDHDAEESLKDATTLETRKHRN; from the exons ATGAGCGGTTGGCTAACTTGGTTGGTTGTTGCTGTGAAGGGGAAGAGAGATTGCTTGTTGCTGAGTTTATGCCAAATGAAACTCTCTCCAAACATCTCTTTCACTGTGAGTTTACACACACCGTCATGCATTTCTTCAACTG GGGAGAGCCAGCCAATGAAATGGGCAATGAGGCTGAGAGTGGCCTTGTATTTAGCACAAGCATTGGAGTACTGCAGCAGTAAAGGAAGGGCATTGTATCATGATCTTAATGCTTATCGAGTTTTGTTTGATCAG GATGGAAACCCTAGGCTCTCTTGTTTTGGACTCATGAAAAACAGCAGAGATGGCAGAAGCTATAGTACAAATTTAGCTTTCACCCCACCTGAGTATTTGAGGACAG GAAGAATCACCCGAGAAAGTGTAATATACAGTTTTGGCACACTCTTGCTTGATCTTCTGAGTGGCAAGCATATTCCACCCAGTCAT GCACTTGACCTAATACGTGGCAAAAACTTTCTGATGCTGGTGGACTCATGTTTGGAAGGTCATATTTCAAATGATGATGGAACTGAGATAGTGAGATTAGCTTCACGCTGTTTACAGTATGAACCTCGTGAGAGGCCAAACGCCAAGTCGCTTGTGACTGCTCTAGCTCCTCTTCAGAAAGAAACTTCA GTTCCATCACAAGTTTTGTTGGGCATACCAGATGAGATTACCCCATCAAAGGAAGCAGTTCCACTGACACCTTTTGGTGAAGCTTGTTCTAGAAGAGATCTCACTTcaatatatgaaattttggaaACGGTGGGGTACAAGGATGATGAAGATGTAGCAAATGAG CTTTCGTTCCAAGTGTGGACAGACCAAATACAAGAAACACTAAATTCTAAGAAGCAAGGAGATTCTGCTTTCCATGCCAGAGACTTCTCTAAGGCCATTGAGTGCTATACACAA TTCATCGATGGCGGAACGATGGTATCACCAACTGTGTATGCAAGGCGCTGCTTTTGTTACCTTATGATCAACATGGTACAAGAAGCACTGGGAGATGCCATGCAAGCTCAATCAGTATCCCCCACATGGCCAATTGCATTCTATCTTCAAGCAGTGGCCCTCTTCAGCCTCGGGATGGACCATGATGCAGAGGAAAGTCTTAAAGATGCAACAACTCtggaaaccagaaaacataGAAACTGA